One Taeniopygia guttata chromosome 16, bTaeGut7.mat, whole genome shotgun sequence DNA window includes the following coding sequences:
- the LOC121469060 gene encoding uncharacterized protein isoform X2 has product MESREEKSPRQNLVEEAVLSGSTVQESKREEKPQRSHTRRGCKRRSWGSEEERSTLGWEGSQRLSQSLQLVVHEQAHDGEKPHKCSECGKSFRSSSHLISHQRTHTGERPYNCGECGKSFRWSSTLNLHQRIHTGERPYECGECGMSFRRRSNLIRHQVTHTGERPYECGECGKSFSQSFNLNQHQRSHTGERPYKCGECGKSFSCNSTLIKHQMIHTGERPYQCSECGKGFKTSSNLLLHYRIHTEERPFRCPDCGKGFTDNSILIQHQRIHAKERPYECGECGKSFTRSSHLVSHQMIHTEERPYQCGQCGKSFKLSSSLIQHQRTHTGERPYECGECGKSFSHNSTLIRHQMIHTGETPYECSECGKGFRTSSHLILHYRGHMDERPFCCPDCGKGFKFNSTLVRHRRIHTGEGPYECPQCGKRFSSSSHSTQHQQSHRGYLLRMGH; this is encoded by the coding sequence atggagagcagggaggaaaaatccccgcggcagaacctggtggaagaggccgttCTGAGCGGCTCCACGGTGCAGGAATCcaaaagggaggaaaagccccagagatcccacacgaggaggggctgcaaacgcagatcatggggatctgaggaggaaagatccaccctgggctgggaagGCAGCCAGAGATTGAGCCAGAGCTTGCAGCTGGTAGTCCATGAGCAGGCTCATGATGGGGaaaagccccacaagtgctcggaatgtgggaagagcttcaggtcAAGCTCCCACCTGATCAGccaccagaggacccacaccGGGGAGCGGCCCTACAActgtggggagtgtgggaagagcttcaggtggAGCTCCACGCTGAACCTGCACCAGAGAatccacactggggaaaggccctacgagtgtggggagtgtgggatgAGCTTCAGACGGCGCTCCAACCTGATCAGGCACCAGGTGActcacactggggagaggccctatgagtgtggggagtgtgggaagagcttcagccagagcttcAACCTGAACCAGCACCAGAGGAGCCACACTGGTGAGAgaccctacaagtgtggggaatgtgggaagagcttcagctgCAATTCCACCTTGATCAAACACCAAATGATCCACACTGGAGAGAGGCCCTATCAGTGTTCcgagtgtgggaaggggtttaAGACCAGCTCAAATCTCCTCCTGCACTAtcggattcacacagaggagaggcccttccgttgccccgactgcgggaagggattcacaGACAACTCCATCCTCATCCAGCATCAGCGCATCCACGCCAaggagaggccctatgagtgtggggaatgtggaAAGAGCTTCACACGGAGCTCCCACCTAGTCAGCCACCAGATGATTCACACTGAGGAGAGGCCCTACCAATGTGGgcaatgtgggaagagcttcaaaCTGAGCTCCAGCCTAATCcagcaccagaggacccacactggtGAGAgaccctacgagtgtggggaatgtgggaagagcttcagccacaATTCCACCCTGATCAGACACCaaatgatccacactggggagacACCCTATGAGTGTTCcgagtgtgggaaggggtttaggaccagctcccatctcatCCTTCACTATCGGGGTCACATggatgagaggcccttctgctgccctgactgtgggaagggattcaaGTTCAACTCCACCCTCgtcaggcaccggcgcatccacactggggaggggccctatgagtgtccccagtgcGGGAAGAggttctccagcagctctcactCGACCCAACACCAACAGAGTCACCG